The following proteins come from a genomic window of Macadamia integrifolia cultivar HAES 741 chromosome 14, SCU_Mint_v3, whole genome shotgun sequence:
- the LOC122060604 gene encoding uncharacterized protein LOC122060604, with protein MSLSQIQDQIDANGMDDQLYALEADAKTALFKAMENHEKIWAKKAKIRWLKFGVRNSKFFHLSAKIRRNKNIIRFLKNQDRSTVEEIKRAVWELDPDSLLGPDSFPGAFFRRCWHIVEREVSNAVRYFCSSSFMPKEVNNNFLVLILKWLELLLLRLISEEQRAFQKGKLIHNNISVVSELANIKFSSTRGGGLGLQIDTKKAYDTISWNFIGWLHQIIISTKISILVNGGPHGFFGVERGLRQEDPISPMLSIIAEEVLSQGLTRLIQMNQMKPIQGSRGVDSRAYSGC; from the exons ATGAGTTTATCTCAGATTCAGGATCAAATTGATGCTAATGGTATGGATGATCAACTTTATGCTTTGGAGGCTGATGCCAAGACAGCCCTATTTAAGGCcatggaaaaccatgaaaaaattTGGGCTAAAAAGGCAAAGATTAGATGGTTGAAATTTGGTGTTAGAAACTCTAAATTCTTCCATCTCTCTGCTAAAATTAGGAGGAATAAGAATATCATTAGATTTCTTAAGAACCAGGATAGGTCCACGGTTGAAG AGATAAAGAGAGCAGTGTGGGAGCTTGACCCAGACAGCTTGCTTGGTCCAGACAGTTTCCCTGGGGCTTTCTTCAGAAGATGTTGGCATATTGTGGAAAGAGAAGTTAGCAATGCAGTGAGATATTTTTGCAGCTCGAGTTTCATGCCTAAGGAGGTCAATAACAATTTCCTTGTTTTGATCCTGAAG TGGTTGGAGCTACTTCTTCTCAGATTGATCTCTGAAGAGCAACGTGCTTTCCAGAAGGGGAAGTTGATCCATAATAATATTAGCGTGGTGTCAGAGCTTGCAAATATTAAGTTCTCGTCCACTAGAGGAGGGGGTTTGGGCCTACAAATAGACACCAAAAAAGCTTATGACACAATTTCCTGGAATTTTATTGGATGGCTTCACCAAATCATAATATCTACTAAGATATCAATTCTTGTTAACGGAGGGCCGCACGGGTTCTTTGGTGTGGAGCGCGGTCTTAGACAAGAAGACCCGATATCGCCAATGCTGTCTATAATTGCAGAAGAAGTGCTCTCTCAAGGGTTGACGAGGCTGATCCAGATGAATCAGATGAAGCCAATCCAAGGATCAAGAGGTGTTGACTCCAGGGCATATTCTGGttgctga